A genomic region of Nitrospira lenta contains the following coding sequences:
- the pyrF gene encoding orotidine-5'-phosphate decarboxylase, which produces MAKIIARDRLIFALDVPSVVEAERLLDQLQGHISFVKVGLELYTAAGPDMIKRVLDRNMRVFLDLKFLDIEETVRRATAKVAAMGVDFLTIHANRKALAAAVQGREGSDLKLLAVTVLTNFDSHDLRDMGIQRSVQDLVTARALLASEVGCDGVVASGEEPAAIRQKVGPRFLIVTPGVRPAGKGVDDHARATTPTQTIAAGADYLVIGRPIRDAVDPVATVTEIVSEMQTAFDARP; this is translated from the coding sequence ATGGCAAAGATCATTGCGCGTGACCGTTTGATATTCGCACTCGACGTTCCGTCGGTCGTCGAAGCCGAGCGCCTTCTGGACCAGCTCCAAGGGCATATCTCCTTCGTGAAGGTCGGACTGGAGCTGTATACTGCCGCCGGTCCGGACATGATCAAGCGGGTGCTTGATCGAAACATGCGGGTGTTTCTCGACCTGAAGTTTCTCGATATCGAAGAAACCGTTCGCCGGGCCACGGCCAAGGTCGCCGCCATGGGCGTCGACTTTCTCACGATCCATGCGAATCGCAAGGCCCTGGCGGCGGCGGTGCAGGGGCGTGAAGGGTCGGATTTGAAATTATTGGCGGTCACCGTGCTGACAAATTTCGACAGTCACGATCTCCGCGATATGGGGATTCAGCGAAGCGTGCAGGATCTTGTGACGGCGCGCGCGCTGCTGGCGTCAGAAGTCGGCTGTGACGGGGTCGTTGCGTCAGGAGAAGAGCCGGCGGCCATCCGTCAGAAGGTCGGCCCCCGGTTTCTCATTGTTACGCCCGGGGTACGTCCGGCAGGAAAGGGAGTGGACGACCATGCCCGTGCAACAACGCCGACCCAGACGATCGCTGCCGGGGCGGACTATCTCGTCATCGGACGGCCGATCCGGGACGCTGTCGATCCGGTGGCCACGGTGACCGAGATTGTGAGTGAGATGCAAACGGCGTTCGACGCACGCCCGTAG
- a CDS encoding HAD family hydrolase encodes MRQFGVNWAEIDDVLLDMDGTLLDRHFDNFFFEEELPRRYATLHGLPFEASRDRLMAMYRSVEGELAWTDLHYWTERVGIDVVAMHKELDGLIGFLPGAEPFLTEVRRRGKRITILTNAHASGVAVKTAKTGLDRYVDRIVDAAEVGYLKMRSEYWPACQKLVGFDPTRALFVDDDEGCLRAALRFGLAQIVHSAKSSSQRPAEASSIFPSIEHMTALLDGHPFPARR; translated from the coding sequence ATGAGGCAATTTGGCGTCAATTGGGCTGAAATCGATGACGTGCTGCTCGATATGGACGGCACGTTGCTGGACCGGCATTTCGATAACTTCTTTTTCGAAGAAGAGTTGCCGCGCCGCTATGCGACCCTTCATGGTCTTCCGTTTGAAGCATCGCGCGATCGTTTGATGGCGATGTATCGATCGGTGGAAGGGGAATTGGCCTGGACCGATCTCCACTATTGGACCGAACGGGTGGGGATCGATGTGGTGGCGATGCACAAGGAGTTGGATGGTCTGATCGGATTTCTTCCCGGGGCGGAGCCGTTCCTCACGGAAGTTCGTCGGCGTGGAAAGCGGATCACGATCCTCACCAATGCGCATGCGTCAGGGGTCGCGGTCAAAACGGCCAAAACCGGACTGGATCGCTATGTGGATCGGATCGTCGATGCGGCCGAGGTCGGCTATCTCAAAATGCGTTCGGAATATTGGCCTGCCTGCCAGAAGCTTGTCGGGTTTGATCCAACGCGCGCACTCTTTGTGGATGATGACGAGGGGTGTCTCCGTGCGGCACTGCGGTTCGGTCTGGCTCAGATCGTCCACAGCGCCAAATCCAGCTCGCAACGGCCTGCCGAAGCATCGAGCATCTTCCCCTCGATCGAGCATATGACGGCGCTGCTCGATGGTCATCCGTTTCCGGCTAGGCGCTGA
- a CDS encoding anti-sigma factor family protein — protein MAKRTPTRSVQRKPARPHRHGKGRCVAILKKLSAYIDDELPGTLCDELRKHLGACPNCEEFVASLRQTVALCQHRPTPALSQAERARMRTDILRAARPR, from the coding sequence ATGGCCAAACGGACGCCGACCCGATCCGTTCAGCGGAAACCCGCCCGCCCCCACCGTCACGGGAAAGGACGCTGTGTGGCCATCCTAAAAAAGCTCTCCGCCTATATCGACGATGAATTGCCCGGCACGCTGTGCGATGAATTGCGGAAACACCTCGGCGCCTGCCCCAACTGCGAAGAATTCGTCGCCTCGCTCAGACAAACGGTCGCCCTCTGCCAACACCGACCGACCCCGGCCCTCTCACAAGCCGAACGAGCCCGCATGCGAACCGACATTCTCCGAGCTGCGCGGCCGCGCTAA
- a CDS encoding helix-turn-helix domain-containing protein: MKSPTHVQPSFLDLKTLAAYSSCSVRWLRDRLVDRMYPLPHYRVGGKLLVKRDEFDRWMEAQRVTHPSDQLTEIVESVVAQICPPRRVA; encoded by the coding sequence GTGAAATCGCCGACTCACGTTCAACCGAGCTTTCTAGATCTCAAGACGCTGGCAGCGTACTCAAGCTGCTCTGTGCGATGGCTTCGAGATCGCTTGGTTGACCGTATGTACCCATTGCCCCATTACCGAGTAGGCGGGAAATTGCTGGTGAAACGTGACGAGTTCGACCGATGGATGGAGGCCCAGCGAGTTACCCATCCTTCAGACCAACTGACCGAAATCGTTGAGAGTGTTGTGGCGCAAATCTGTCCACCTCGACGAGTCGCTTGA
- the leuS gene encoding leucine--tRNA ligase has product MAKGYDHHALEVKWQAYWEEHRPFRAHQDTTKPKFYCLDMFPYPSGSGLHVGHLEGYTATDIVSRYKRMRGFNVLHPMGWDAFGLPAEQYAVKTGVHPALTTAQNIATFKRQMKRVGLSYDWERELSTTDPDYYRWTQWIFLQLYKRGLAYVAEVPVNWCPALGTVLANEEIVDGKSEVGGFDVVRKPMRQWVLKITAYADRLLEDLKLVEWPASTLEMQKNWIGRSIGAEVDFALADTRGTIRVFTTRPDTLFGATYMVLAPEHPLVDVVTSASQKAAVVAYRDAASRKSDLQRQELDKEKTGVFTGGYAINPVNGERLPVWLADYVLMSYGTGAIMAVPAHDERDWAFAKTYQLPIREVIQGGQVQEAAFVATDRGTVVNSAMPDGSLSLNGMKPAEAIPAITAWLEQQGKGKKAINYKLRDWLFARQRYWGEPFPIVWVDGESHPLPEEQLPLILPETSNFKPSGSGESPLANLEEWLVTTDPHTGKPARRETNTMPQWAGSCWYYLRFADPKNAKQLVDPAMERYWLPVDLYVGGSEHAVLHLLYARFWHKVLFDIGVVSTPEPFKKLVHQGIVLGEDNQKMSKSRGNVVNPDDMMDQFGADAVRLYEMFMGPLEAMKPWSTRGVEGVTRFLERTWRLIVTEEGGLSASVVSASPSLEHQRLLHQTIKKVSEDIDELRFNTAIAQMMVFTNEMTKAEPRPRALLEPFVLLLSPFAPHVAEELWAILGHAPSVSQQPWPQFDPALTVSDRLTIPVQVNGKLRGKIEVAADTARDTVERAARETVAEWLQGNEPKKVIYVEKKLVNFVI; this is encoded by the coding sequence ATGGCAAAAGGGTACGATCATCACGCGCTGGAAGTGAAGTGGCAGGCCTATTGGGAAGAGCATCGCCCGTTTCGCGCCCACCAGGACACGACCAAACCGAAGTTTTATTGCCTCGATATGTTTCCCTATCCTTCCGGGTCCGGGCTTCATGTCGGGCATCTGGAAGGCTACACCGCGACGGATATCGTTTCTCGCTACAAACGCATGCGGGGATTCAATGTGCTCCATCCGATGGGCTGGGATGCCTTCGGTCTGCCGGCCGAGCAATATGCGGTGAAGACCGGCGTGCATCCGGCCCTCACGACCGCGCAAAACATCGCGACGTTCAAACGGCAGATGAAGCGGGTGGGGTTGTCCTATGATTGGGAGCGGGAGCTCAGCACCACCGATCCCGATTACTATCGCTGGACGCAATGGATCTTTCTTCAACTCTATAAGCGTGGGCTGGCTTATGTCGCCGAAGTCCCGGTCAATTGGTGTCCGGCGCTTGGCACGGTGCTGGCGAACGAAGAAATCGTCGACGGCAAAAGCGAGGTCGGCGGGTTCGACGTCGTTCGCAAACCCATGCGTCAGTGGGTCTTGAAGATTACTGCCTATGCCGATCGGCTCCTCGAAGATTTGAAGCTGGTGGAATGGCCTGCCAGTACGCTCGAAATGCAGAAGAATTGGATCGGTCGGTCGATCGGCGCGGAAGTGGATTTTGCCCTGGCCGATACCCGTGGAACGATTCGGGTCTTTACCACCAGGCCCGATACGCTCTTCGGTGCGACCTATATGGTGTTGGCGCCCGAGCATCCGCTGGTGGATGTGGTAACCAGCGCCTCCCAGAAGGCCGCCGTCGTGGCCTATCGCGATGCGGCCTCCAGAAAGAGCGATTTACAGCGGCAGGAACTGGACAAGGAAAAGACCGGCGTGTTCACGGGCGGGTATGCGATCAACCCGGTGAACGGCGAACGGTTGCCGGTCTGGCTGGCGGATTACGTTCTCATGAGCTACGGCACCGGCGCGATCATGGCGGTTCCGGCGCATGATGAGCGGGATTGGGCCTTTGCTAAGACCTATCAGTTGCCTATTCGCGAAGTGATTCAAGGTGGTCAGGTTCAGGAGGCGGCCTTTGTCGCGACGGATCGCGGCACGGTCGTGAACTCGGCCATGCCGGACGGGTCCTTGTCTCTGAACGGGATGAAACCGGCGGAGGCGATTCCGGCGATCACGGCCTGGCTGGAGCAACAGGGTAAGGGAAAGAAGGCGATCAACTATAAGTTGCGCGATTGGCTCTTTGCCCGGCAGCGTTATTGGGGAGAGCCGTTCCCGATTGTGTGGGTGGATGGGGAGTCACACCCGTTGCCGGAGGAACAGCTGCCGTTGATCTTGCCAGAGACCAGCAATTTCAAACCGTCAGGCAGTGGAGAAAGTCCACTGGCGAACTTGGAAGAGTGGCTGGTGACGACCGATCCTCACACAGGGAAACCGGCCCGGCGTGAAACGAATACGATGCCGCAGTGGGCCGGTTCCTGCTGGTACTATCTCCGCTTCGCCGATCCAAAGAATGCGAAGCAATTGGTGGACCCGGCGATGGAGCGCTATTGGCTGCCGGTCGATCTCTACGTCGGCGGCAGTGAACATGCCGTGCTGCATCTGCTCTATGCACGCTTCTGGCACAAGGTGCTCTTCGACATCGGGGTGGTGAGCACGCCGGAACCGTTTAAGAAGCTGGTGCATCAAGGTATTGTCTTGGGCGAAGACAATCAGAAGATGTCCAAGTCCCGCGGGAATGTCGTCAATCCAGACGATATGATGGACCAGTTCGGCGCCGACGCGGTGCGGCTCTATGAAATGTTCATGGGGCCGTTGGAAGCGATGAAGCCCTGGAGTACGCGCGGGGTTGAAGGGGTGACTCGTTTTTTAGAGCGGACTTGGCGATTGATCGTGACGGAAGAGGGCGGGCTGTCTGCGTCGGTGGTGTCGGCATCGCCCAGTCTTGAGCATCAACGGCTGTTGCATCAGACCATCAAGAAAGTCTCGGAGGATATCGACGAACTCCGGTTCAACACCGCCATTGCGCAAATGATGGTGTTCACCAATGAGATGACCAAGGCCGAACCGCGCCCACGGGCCTTGCTCGAGCCGTTTGTGTTGCTGCTGTCGCCCTTTGCACCGCATGTGGCGGAGGAGCTGTGGGCTATTCTCGGTCATGCGCCGAGCGTGTCTCAGCAACCCTGGCCGCAGTTTGATCCGGCGTTGACGGTGAGCGACCGGCTGACGATCCCCGTCCAGGTGAACGGGAAGCTTCGTGGCAAGATCGAGGTGGCAGCAGATACCGCGCGCGATACGGTAGAGCGAGCTGCTCGTGAAACAGTGGCGGAATGGCTGCAAGGCAACGAGCCGAAAAAAGTGATTTACGTCGAGAAGAAGCTCGTGAACTTCGTCATATGA
- a CDS encoding outer membrane beta-barrel protein: MMDIQQWRQVLGVPRWFTLGLAVSTMLFTSVVQAETYVAGQLGFTLAQDTTRGRANDPTYSGLATGTSVSNVNLNNSVMYGVKVGHYFESVSWLGVELEGFVTSPHRPQQRLTLAVPGSGNVTVEEGGATNRLIVVSPLLMVRYQAGAFEPYAGVGPGLMMLHQQQLTSAASGTAYSQSYTGIGLNTQVGLRYRLTDHVSMFGEWKFNYARLDLPGQADVGHFGINAIATLHHFVFGIGYHF, translated from the coding sequence ATGATGGATATTCAACAGTGGCGGCAGGTACTCGGGGTGCCACGGTGGTTTACTCTCGGACTCGCGGTGTCGACGATGTTGTTCACGTCGGTTGTCCAGGCAGAAACGTATGTCGCCGGGCAGCTCGGCTTTACTCTGGCTCAGGATACCACGCGCGGCCGGGCAAACGATCCCACGTACTCGGGGTTGGCAACCGGGACATCGGTTTCCAATGTCAATTTGAACAATTCGGTGATGTACGGTGTGAAAGTGGGGCACTATTTTGAGTCGGTCTCGTGGTTGGGTGTCGAACTGGAAGGATTTGTGACGTCTCCCCATCGGCCTCAGCAGCGATTGACGCTTGCGGTGCCGGGAAGCGGGAATGTGACCGTGGAAGAGGGAGGCGCGACGAATCGGTTGATCGTGGTGTCGCCTCTCCTGATGGTGCGGTATCAGGCTGGGGCCTTTGAGCCCTATGCGGGGGTCGGGCCTGGTTTGATGATGTTGCATCAGCAACAGCTGACCTCGGCCGCGAGCGGGACGGCGTATTCGCAGTCTTATACGGGGATCGGTCTCAATACCCAAGTCGGACTGCGTTATCGACTGACCGATCATGTTTCGATGTTCGGAGAATGGAAATTCAATTATGCCCGTCTGGACCTTCCCGGCCAGGCGGACGTCGGTCATTTTGGTATCAACGCGATTGCGACGCTCCACCACTTTGTGTTCGGCATCGGCTACCATTTCTAG
- the lptE gene encoding LptE family protein, with product MPLVTAGCLLMLVGCGYQFRVEGAGPTIGGSTVRASDQPTPRLVIRTLVNNSFEPNLETRYTNYLRREFSSGSGTQVVPDNEAADLVLTGQILSVSIPTLSFSLTPTPGNQTGSATTLESRAEVTVAVKIEETRTKKLVWTQISKGSSEFYITPDLQFNRVLQTRALEQAGRFAAEDLASRFLLHLEAGIGAKSAAEAPSTVPVAK from the coding sequence GTGCCGCTCGTGACGGCGGGCTGCCTCCTCATGCTGGTAGGGTGCGGGTATCAGTTTCGGGTAGAGGGAGCCGGTCCGACCATCGGCGGATCGACGGTACGGGCCTCTGATCAGCCGACCCCGCGATTGGTCATTCGCACATTGGTGAATAACAGTTTTGAGCCGAATCTTGAAACGCGCTACACGAACTATCTGCGGCGGGAATTTTCGTCCGGCAGCGGGACTCAGGTGGTTCCGGACAACGAGGCGGCGGATCTCGTTCTGACCGGGCAGATCTTGTCTGTCAGTATCCCGACGTTAAGCTTCAGCCTGACGCCGACGCCTGGAAATCAGACGGGATCGGCGACAACGCTGGAAAGCCGGGCGGAAGTGACAGTCGCTGTGAAAATCGAGGAAACCCGAACGAAAAAGCTGGTCTGGACGCAGATTTCGAAGGGCTCATCCGAGTTCTATATTACCCCCGATCTGCAATTTAATCGCGTGTTGCAAACCCGCGCGCTGGAGCAAGCCGGCCGGTTCGCCGCAGAAGATCTTGCGTCACGGTTTCTCTTGCACCTGGAGGCCGGCATAGGAGCCAAGTCTGCGGCTGAAGCCCCCTCCACCGTGCCGGTCGCCAAGTAG
- the rpsT gene encoding 30S ribosomal protein S20 yields MPVIHKSTLRSARQAERRRDRNKATLSAVKTLIKKVQSAVADKKADDAKTALRAATSALGKAVTKGALKPNTASRRISRLTQHVNGLSGSRS; encoded by the coding sequence ATGCCTGTGATCCACAAGTCCACTCTTCGCAGTGCCCGTCAGGCCGAACGCCGCCGTGATCGGAACAAAGCCACGTTGAGCGCGGTCAAGACCCTGATCAAGAAAGTGCAGTCGGCCGTGGCCGACAAGAAGGCGGACGACGCCAAGACGGCCTTGCGTGCGGCCACCTCGGCCCTCGGCAAAGCCGTGACCAAGGGCGCCCTGAAGCCCAACACCGCGTCCCGCCGTATCTCCCGCTTGACCCAACACGTCAACGGCCTGTCCGGTTCCCGCTCGTAA
- the der gene encoding ribosome biogenesis GTPase Der, with translation MRDSPTKTKTLPFSSAAPMPLVAIIGRPNVGKSTLFNKILGVKTAIVDDVPGVTRDRNYADATYLDRKFRLVDTGGLDLSSSDGMLTLIRRQSELAIAEADILMFILDGRAGLTPPDHEVVKLLRGVTKPIFYVINKIDTPKAEPLIADFYQLGKSELHAVSAEHGIGVSELLDDLYPLLPPADETTELTQLPRIALVGRPNVGKSTLTNAVLGEERVVVSDMPGTTRDPIDSLVVHGDQRYIFTDTAGIRRRGRIEPGLEGYSVMRSLRAIGRSDVAVLLLDAVEGVTEQDTKIAGAVLKQGRACMLLVNKWDLRANDAEARQEYERELHRRFPFLTWAPVLFGSAAQPDSLHQLFPNINTVYASFNKRVPTGALNQWLQKILESHPLPVRKGKPSKTSKAAFITQVATKPPSFALFCGHPQDVGPSYIGFLEHQLRDAYGFSGTPLRLLIRKK, from the coding sequence ATGCGTGATTCGCCAACGAAGACCAAAACCCTGCCGTTCAGCTCTGCGGCGCCGATGCCGCTGGTCGCCATCATCGGCCGGCCGAACGTGGGGAAATCGACTCTGTTCAATAAGATCCTCGGGGTCAAAACCGCCATCGTGGACGACGTCCCCGGCGTGACCCGCGATCGCAACTATGCAGATGCAACCTATCTCGACCGCAAATTCCGGCTGGTCGACACCGGCGGACTCGATCTCTCCTCCTCCGACGGCATGCTGACCTTGATTCGCCGGCAATCCGAACTGGCCATCGCCGAAGCCGACATCCTCATGTTCATCCTAGATGGCCGGGCGGGTTTAACGCCGCCGGATCACGAGGTCGTAAAGCTCCTGCGCGGCGTAACCAAGCCGATCTTTTACGTGATCAACAAGATTGATACCCCGAAAGCCGAACCGCTCATTGCCGATTTTTATCAATTGGGCAAGTCCGAGCTCCACGCCGTCTCCGCCGAACATGGCATCGGCGTATCCGAATTACTGGACGACCTCTACCCGCTATTACCCCCGGCGGATGAGACCACGGAACTCACGCAACTCCCGCGGATCGCGCTCGTGGGCCGCCCAAACGTGGGCAAGTCCACATTGACCAATGCCGTCCTGGGTGAAGAACGCGTCGTCGTCAGCGATATGCCCGGCACCACACGCGACCCGATCGATTCGCTCGTCGTACACGGCGACCAGCGCTATATTTTCACGGATACGGCCGGCATCCGCCGCCGCGGCCGCATCGAGCCGGGGCTCGAAGGATATAGCGTCATGCGCTCACTGAGAGCCATCGGCCGTTCTGATGTGGCCGTCCTGCTGCTCGACGCGGTAGAAGGCGTCACGGAACAGGACACGAAAATCGCCGGGGCGGTACTCAAGCAGGGACGCGCCTGCATGCTGCTCGTGAACAAGTGGGATCTCCGGGCCAACGATGCCGAGGCCCGCCAGGAATATGAGCGCGAACTCCATCGGCGTTTTCCATTCCTGACCTGGGCGCCCGTCCTCTTTGGATCCGCCGCTCAACCCGATTCACTGCATCAGCTCTTCCCCAACATCAACACGGTCTATGCATCGTTCAATAAACGCGTGCCGACCGGAGCGCTCAATCAATGGCTCCAAAAAATCCTGGAGTCGCATCCCCTCCCGGTTCGAAAAGGCAAACCCTCGAAAACGTCGAAGGCTGCATTCATCACCCAAGTGGCGACGAAGCCACCTTCGTTCGCCTTGTTTTGCGGACACCCACAAGACGTGGGCCCGTCGTATATTGGATTTCTCGAACACCAGCTCCGGGACGCCTACGGATTTTCCGGCACGCCGCTGCGCTTGCTCATCCGCAAGAAATGA
- a CDS encoding class I SAM-dependent methyltransferase — translation MNIFMGFYANRLFPRLMDRVMSGLEFQRLRADLLKNVAGEVLEIGLGTGLNLACYPPRVLRLRAVDPVPLLPVRVAERRAAVAFPVEITYLSAERLPYEDGIFDHVVSTWTLCTIPDPVQALQEVRRVLKPTGQFLFIEHGRSDDARTAAWQDRLNPIQNVIGCGCNLNRRIDQLIREAGLRILQLDRFAMEGVPRIGGELYRGIARADRAGLSA, via the coding sequence ATGAATATCTTTATGGGTTTTTACGCCAATCGACTCTTTCCCCGCCTTATGGACCGAGTCATGAGTGGGCTTGAATTCCAGCGGTTGCGAGCCGATTTACTCAAAAACGTCGCCGGCGAAGTCCTGGAAATTGGACTGGGCACCGGTCTCAATCTGGCTTGCTACCCACCCCGAGTCCTACGGCTCCGAGCCGTCGATCCGGTACCATTGCTGCCTGTTCGCGTCGCGGAACGGAGGGCCGCCGTGGCCTTTCCTGTCGAGATCACCTATCTCAGCGCAGAACGGCTTCCCTATGAAGATGGGATCTTCGACCATGTCGTGAGCACCTGGACGCTCTGTACGATTCCTGATCCCGTACAGGCCCTACAAGAGGTACGACGCGTGCTGAAGCCGACCGGCCAGTTTCTGTTCATCGAGCATGGCCGGAGCGACGATGCTCGGACAGCCGCTTGGCAGGACCGGCTAAATCCGATTCAGAACGTCATCGGCTGTGGCTGCAATCTGAATCGGCGGATCGATCAGCTGATTCGCGAGGCAGGACTGCGCATTCTGCAACTCGATCGCTTTGCAATGGAGGGAGTACCGCGAATCGGGGGAGAACTATACCGCGGAATTGCTCGGGCGGACCGGGCGGGCCTCAGCGCCTAG
- a CDS encoding RNA polymerase sigma factor, producing the protein MKTLAHAPKPTPVSRNEARTAASFDTLYRDHVDQMYRFATRLCGEPEAAKDLVQETFLNAYRGYQTFRGDAQVSTWLYAIAARACSRMRRKRKGAPDRELSLEEFIPTSEGEFRLQIPVDGLSPEEALQNKELRQALDQAIAKLPKKYRMVLVLRDMEGLSAKEVGSIVGLNERAVKSRLHRARLFVRRELSAQGIAASEPSHNGHSFTQGGR; encoded by the coding sequence ATGAAAACACTCGCTCACGCCCCAAAACCCACGCCGGTCTCACGCAATGAGGCGCGTACCGCTGCGAGCTTCGATACGCTATATCGAGACCATGTCGATCAGATGTACCGCTTTGCGACCAGACTCTGCGGAGAACCCGAAGCGGCAAAGGATCTGGTCCAGGAAACGTTTCTCAATGCCTACCGGGGCTATCAGACATTCCGCGGAGACGCGCAGGTCTCGACCTGGCTCTATGCCATTGCAGCACGGGCCTGCTCGCGCATGCGCCGCAAGCGGAAAGGCGCGCCCGACCGGGAATTGTCGCTGGAAGAATTTATCCCGACCTCGGAAGGGGAGTTTCGCCTGCAGATTCCGGTGGACGGGCTCAGCCCGGAAGAGGCGCTGCAGAATAAAGAACTGCGCCAGGCGCTCGATCAGGCGATTGCCAAACTGCCCAAGAAATATCGCATGGTGCTGGTACTGCGCGACATGGAAGGCTTGAGCGCCAAAGAAGTCGGCAGTATCGTCGGGCTCAACGAGCGCGCCGTGAAATCCCGGCTGCACCGGGCACGCTTGTTTGTCCGGCGCGAGCTCAGCGCTCAGGGGATTGCCGCATCCGAACCCTCGCACAACGGCCACTCGTTCACGCAAGGAGGACGCTAG
- the holA gene encoding DNA polymerase III subunit delta, with product MGTALSPLQLSAALRQSPPAPVYLVVGEEDLLRDEAVATLKTALLGEGGDFNFDVFYGDEAAGSDILTCALEVPVFAECRVVLVKGAEKISAREAEVLLPYLAAPVQATTVIFVSTKLDGRLKFSQALARAAVTVDCSPLREMHLGPWISRDAQRLGLRLDEKAVEVLKETSGGSLYAVRRELEKLAAYITTDRMATVADVYQLRGVEPGASVFDLTMAIAEGQRGRVLSILARNLEAGEAPLRILGSLAWQYRRIWKMKELLREGGREGEAARTLRMDPMQVKTFLGRLSDAHVRDALRWFWEADGQLKGGSAGQPRMTMERVLLRLCRSVQQAHVTPPHRPPAPTGRGSARVVSNVRTITSGNRTGR from the coding sequence ATGGGAACCGCGCTCAGTCCATTGCAACTCTCCGCCGCGTTGCGGCAGTCGCCTCCAGCGCCCGTGTATCTCGTAGTGGGGGAAGAGGATCTTCTGCGCGATGAGGCCGTGGCCACACTCAAGACCGCGCTGCTCGGAGAGGGCGGAGATTTTAATTTCGATGTGTTCTATGGCGATGAGGCGGCCGGGAGCGACATTCTGACCTGTGCATTGGAAGTGCCGGTGTTTGCTGAATGCCGGGTCGTCCTGGTGAAAGGCGCTGAAAAAATCTCTGCCCGTGAAGCGGAAGTGCTGCTGCCTTACCTTGCCGCTCCGGTGCAGGCGACCACCGTGATTTTTGTCAGTACCAAGTTGGACGGGCGGCTGAAGTTTTCCCAGGCGCTCGCGCGCGCCGCGGTGACCGTCGACTGCTCACCATTGCGGGAAATGCACTTAGGGCCGTGGATAAGCCGGGATGCGCAACGGCTGGGATTGCGGTTGGATGAGAAGGCTGTGGAGGTGCTCAAGGAGACGTCAGGCGGATCGTTGTACGCCGTCCGGCGGGAACTCGAAAAGCTCGCGGCCTATATCACGACCGACCGTATGGCGACGGTTGCCGATGTCTACCAACTGCGTGGCGTTGAACCTGGCGCGTCGGTGTTTGATTTGACCATGGCGATTGCGGAGGGCCAGCGTGGGCGAGTGCTCTCGATTCTCGCCAGAAACCTTGAGGCCGGTGAGGCGCCGCTGCGCATTCTCGGGTCTTTGGCCTGGCAGTATCGCCGGATTTGGAAAATGAAAGAATTGCTTCGTGAGGGAGGGCGTGAGGGGGAGGCCGCGAGGACCTTGCGCATGGATCCGATGCAGGTCAAGACGTTCCTGGGCCGCCTGTCAGATGCACATGTGCGGGATGCGCTGCGATGGTTTTGGGAAGCCGACGGACAACTCAAAGGAGGCAGCGCTGGACAGCCCAGGATGACGATGGAGCGGGTATTGTTGCGGCTCTGCCGGTCTGTCCAGCAGGCGCACGTAACCCCCCCGCACCGACCACCGGCCCCGACAGGGCGGGGCTCGGCGCGAGTGGTTTCGAACGTCAGAACAATTACGAGCGGGAACCGGACAGGCCGTTGA